A section of the Candidatus Methylomirabilota bacterium genome encodes:
- a CDS encoding aminotransferase class IV codes for MADGIAFIDGEYVPAHEARISIFDVGFTRGDAVYDTVSVWKGVFFRLDDHVARFLRSCGGMRLRCPHPPAELERILAECVDRAGLQDAYVQMIVTRGRFADLADRDPRHCLNRFIGFALPYIWIISPEKQARGINLVIAPNRRTPTEAIDPRIKNFNWMDLERALFEALDRGGDTGVLCAPDGYLTEGPGFNLFLIKDGTLWTPRTNVLEGITRRTVFELAAEVGLATREGDLPPDALRSADEAFLSSTAGGIMPVSQVDGRALQSGRPGPLTTRLRALYWEKREAGWLGTPVKELLTR; via the coding sequence ATGGCTGACGGCATCGCGTTCATCGACGGTGAATACGTCCCGGCCCACGAGGCCCGAATCTCGATCTTCGACGTCGGCTTCACGCGCGGCGACGCGGTCTACGACACCGTGTCGGTCTGGAAAGGCGTGTTCTTCCGCCTGGACGACCACGTCGCGCGGTTCCTTCGCTCGTGCGGCGGCATGCGCCTCCGGTGCCCGCACCCGCCGGCCGAGCTCGAGCGCATCCTGGCCGAGTGCGTGGACCGCGCCGGGCTCCAGGACGCCTACGTCCAGATGATCGTGACCCGGGGCCGGTTCGCCGACCTCGCCGACCGCGATCCCCGGCACTGCCTCAACCGGTTCATCGGCTTCGCGCTGCCGTACATCTGGATCATCAGTCCCGAGAAGCAGGCGCGCGGGATCAACCTCGTGATCGCGCCGAACCGGCGGACGCCGACCGAGGCCATCGACCCGAGGATCAAGAACTTCAACTGGATGGATCTGGAGCGCGCCCTCTTCGAGGCTCTGGACCGGGGTGGCGACACGGGGGTGCTGTGCGCGCCCGACGGCTACCTGACCGAGGGGCCCGGGTTCAACCTCTTCCTGATCAAGGACGGGACGCTCTGGACTCCGCGGACCAACGTGCTCGAGGGGATCACCCGGCGAACCGTCTTCGAGCTCGCCGCCGAGGTCGGCCTCGCGACACGCGAGGGCGATCTCCCGCCCGACGCTCTACGGTCCGCGGACGAGGCCTTCCTCTCCTCGACCGCGGGCGGGATCATGCCGGTCAGTCAGGTGGACGGCCGTGCGCTTCAGAGCGGCCGACCCGGTCCCCTCACCACCCGGCTTCGCGCGCTGTACTGGGAGAAGCGCGAAGCGGGCTGGCTCGGCACTCCCGTCAAGGAACTGCTCACCCGCTGA